From the genome of Staphylococcus haemolyticus, one region includes:
- a CDS encoding YueH family protein, producing the protein MNIKQLSINDEIVNVYLYISEDKNQIMLAIPDIFWSIELDLNMDSNDVKEELVMQLFAFIEENEAIKIASNLTNWIVNDFKGDQ; encoded by the coding sequence GTGAACATTAAACAATTATCTATAAATGACGAAATTGTTAATGTTTACTTATATATAAGTGAAGATAAAAATCAAATCATGTTGGCTATTCCAGATATATTTTGGTCAATAGAACTTGATTTGAATATGGACAGTAATGATGTTAAAGAAGAATTGGTAATGCAATTATTTGCTTTTATCGAGGAAAATGAAGCAATCAAAATTGCTTCGAATTTAACAAACTGGATTGTGAATGATTTT
- a CDS encoding UDP-N-acetylmuramoyl-L-alanyl-D-glutamate--L-lysine ligase encodes MNANELFEKIRVKQVIGTLDINVTDITTDSRTASEGSIFVASKGYTVDSHKFCQNVVDQGAKVIVVNHQQDINGDVTQVIVPDTLRVASLLAHTLYDFPSHQLTTIGVTGTNGKTSIATMIHLIYRGLGKGSAYLGTNGFQINEHKTRGANTTPETVSLTKKIKQAVDENAEAMTMEVSSHGLSLGRLRGVEFDVAIFSNLTQDHLDFHGTMEAYGHAKSLLFSQLGEDLSKEKYAVLNNDDDFSKYLASVTPYEIFTYGIDHDAQFMAKNIQESLQGVHFDFDTPIGTYSVKTPYVGKFNISNIMAAMIAVWSKGTSMEDIVRVVENLEPVEGRLEVLDPSLPIDLIIDYAHTADGMNELIDAVKPFVKQKLIFLIGMAGERDLTKTPEMGAVACRADYVIFTPDNPANDDPKMLTAELAKGATHNHYVEFDDRAEGIKHAIDIAEPGDTVVLASKGREPYQIMPGHIKVPHRDDLIGLEAAYKKFGGGPSEH; translated from the coding sequence TTGAATGCGAATGAGTTGTTCGAAAAAATACGAGTTAAACAAGTAATAGGTACTTTAGATATAAATGTTACTGATATCACTACAGATTCACGTACCGCTAGTGAAGGGAGTATATTCGTCGCATCAAAAGGCTATACAGTTGATAGCCATAAATTTTGTCAAAATGTTGTTGATCAAGGTGCAAAAGTCATTGTGGTTAACCATCAACAAGACATTAACGGTGACGTGACGCAGGTTATCGTACCAGATACATTAAGAGTTGCTAGCCTGTTAGCACATACTTTATATGATTTTCCTAGCCATCAATTAACTACAATAGGTGTGACAGGCACTAATGGCAAAACTTCAATTGCTACTATGATTCATCTTATTTATAGAGGTTTAGGTAAAGGAAGCGCATATTTAGGAACAAATGGTTTCCAAATAAATGAACATAAAACTAGAGGTGCCAATACAACTCCAGAAACAGTGTCTTTAACTAAAAAGATTAAGCAAGCGGTTGATGAAAATGCGGAAGCTATGACTATGGAAGTATCTAGTCACGGTTTATCACTAGGGCGATTAAGAGGTGTAGAATTTGATGTTGCGATATTCTCAAATTTAACACAAGACCATTTAGATTTTCATGGCACAATGGAAGCCTATGGACATGCTAAATCATTGTTATTTAGTCAACTGGGAGAAGATTTATCGAAAGAGAAATATGCTGTTTTAAATAATGATGATGATTTCTCCAAATATTTAGCATCAGTTACACCATATGAAATATTTACATATGGAATAGACCATGACGCTCAATTTATGGCTAAAAATATTCAAGAATCTTTACAAGGTGTTCACTTTGATTTCGATACGCCTATAGGTACTTACAGTGTTAAAACACCATATGTAGGTAAATTTAATATTTCAAATATTATGGCTGCCATGATTGCCGTCTGGAGTAAAGGAACATCTATGGAAGATATCGTCAGAGTAGTTGAGAATTTAGAGCCAGTTGAAGGGCGTTTGGAAGTTCTAGATCCTTCGCTACCAATTGATTTAATTATTGACTATGCACATACTGCTGACGGAATGAATGAACTTATAGATGCAGTAAAACCTTTCGTGAAACAAAAATTAATCTTTTTAATTGGAATGGCTGGAGAACGTGACTTAACTAAAACACCTGAAATGGGCGCAGTAGCTTGTAGAGCAGATTACGTAATATTTACGCCAGATAATCCTGCTAATGATGATCCTAAAATGTTGACTGCTGAACTAGCTAAAGGCGCAACACATAATCATTATGTTGAATTTGATGATAGAGCTGAAGGGATCAAACATGCCATTGATATAGCTGAACCGGGCGATACAGTAGTATTAGCTTCTAAAGGAAGAGAACCTTATCAAATCATGCCTGGACATATTAAAGTGCCACATAGAGATGATTTAATTGGACTTGAAGCGGCATACAAAAAATTTGGCGGTGGCCCAAGTGAACATTAA
- a CDS encoding diglucosyl diacylglycerol synthase: MVTQNKKILIITGSFGNGHLQVTQSVVNQLNEMNLSHLSVIEHDLFMEAHPILTSICKKWYINSFKYFRNMYKNFYYSRPDELDKCFYKYYGLNKLINLLLKEKPDLILLTFPTPVMSVLTEQFNINIPIATVMTDYRLQKNWITPNSHRYYVATDDTKRDFVNAGIPASDIKVTGIPISDKFESDIDKVAWLKKHNLNPDKPTILMSAGAFGVSKGFDYMIDNILQKSPQSQIIMVCGRSKGLKRTLEMQFKSYDNVLILGYTKHMNEWMASSQLMITKPGGITISEGLTRSLPMIFLNPTPGQELENALYFQDKSYGKIANTPEEAIDIVSDLTNHEYRLQAMTNKMTEEKVNHSTYRLCTDLLNILDSSSQQQEIYGKVPLYARFFVK; the protein is encoded by the coding sequence ATGGTTACTCAAAATAAAAAGATATTGATTATTACCGGCTCATTTGGAAATGGACATTTACAAGTGACACAAAGTGTTGTTAATCAACTCAATGAAATGAACTTGTCTCATCTATCAGTTATTGAGCATGATTTGTTTATGGAAGCACACCCAATCTTAACTTCTATTTGCAAAAAATGGTATATCAATAGCTTTAAGTATTTTAGAAATATGTATAAAAACTTTTATTATAGTCGCCCTGATGAATTAGATAAATGTTTTTATAAATATTATGGATTAAATAAATTAATCAATCTACTACTTAAAGAAAAACCAGACTTAATCTTATTGACATTCCCTACTCCAGTAATGTCAGTGCTAACAGAGCAGTTTAACATAAATATTCCAATCGCAACTGTTATGACAGATTACCGTCTACAAAAAAACTGGATAACGCCTAACTCTCATAGATATTATGTAGCTACTGACGATACTAAACGTGATTTCGTCAATGCTGGTATCCCTGCTTCTGATATAAAAGTGACTGGAATACCTATTTCCGATAAATTTGAATCTGACATCGATAAAGTGGCTTGGTTGAAGAAACATAATTTAAATCCTGATAAACCAACTATTCTGATGTCTGCCGGGGCATTTGGTGTATCAAAAGGATTTGACTATATGATTGATAACATCCTTCAGAAAAGTCCACAATCACAAATCATAATGGTTTGTGGTCGTAGCAAAGGGCTAAAACGTACTTTAGAAATGCAATTTAAATCATATGACAATGTCCTTATTCTAGGATATACAAAACATATGAATGAATGGATGGCATCAAGTCAACTTATGATTACAAAACCAGGTGGCATAACGATTTCCGAAGGTTTAACACGTAGTTTACCAATGATCTTCTTGAATCCGACTCCAGGTCAAGAACTTGAAAATGCATTATATTTCCAAGATAAATCATATGGCAAAATCGCGAATACACCTGAAGAAGCTATAGATATTGTTTCTGATTTAACAAATCACGAGTACCGCTTACAAGCTATGACTAATAAAATGACTGAAGAAAAGGTTAACCATTCAACTTATAGACTATGTACCGATTTATTAAATATCTTGGACAGTTCATCACAACAACAAGAAATATATGGAAAGGTTCCTTTATATGCCAGATTCTTCGTTAAGTAA
- the ltaA gene encoding lipoteichoic acid biosynthesis MFS flippase LtaA — MPDSSLSNKGISKNFKIMLVILFLMEFARGMYVLSYVNYLPTVTSIAVAVTSAALSIHFISDAATNFVIGFLLKKFGTKLVLTLGFLLAFISLFLVIWFPTNPIVIILSAIMLGIAVSPIWVIMLSSVEEAQRGKQMGYVYFAWLLGLLVGWAFMNVLVKLHPTRFAFMMSLVVVIAWVLYYFVDIKLTNYNTKPVSEQLGQIVDVMKRHLVLFPGILLQGASISALLPILPTYATKVVGVSTIEYTIAIAIGGAGCAFSMLFLSKIIDKNSKGFMYAVIFTGFILFTAFIFGLSLVTNILIVWIVAIFIGLMYGILLPAWNTFMAGQIDPAEQEETWGVFNSVQGFGSMIGPLFGGLIAQFSNGLNNTFYFSAAIFLVLAIFYGVYFVKYRGKANRF; from the coding sequence ATGCCAGATTCTTCGTTAAGTAATAAAGGAATTAGTAAAAACTTCAAGATAATGCTCGTTATTTTGTTCTTAATGGAGTTTGCACGGGGAATGTATGTATTAAGTTACGTTAATTATTTACCAACCGTTACCTCTATTGCTGTTGCAGTGACTTCAGCGGCATTATCAATTCACTTTATATCCGATGCGGCAACGAATTTTGTCATCGGATTTCTTTTGAAAAAATTTGGTACTAAGCTAGTATTAACCTTAGGTTTTTTATTAGCTTTTATTAGTTTATTCTTAGTCATTTGGTTCCCAACTAATCCAATAGTTATCATTTTGAGTGCTATCATGTTGGGGATTGCTGTTAGTCCTATATGGGTTATCATGTTATCTAGTGTAGAAGAAGCACAACGTGGTAAACAAATGGGCTATGTTTACTTTGCTTGGTTATTAGGGTTACTCGTAGGATGGGCATTTATGAATGTTCTAGTTAAATTACATCCTACTCGATTTGCATTTATGATGTCACTTGTTGTAGTCATTGCATGGGTATTGTATTATTTTGTTGATATTAAATTAACAAATTATAATACTAAACCGGTTAGTGAACAATTAGGACAAATCGTTGATGTTATGAAACGTCACTTAGTGTTATTCCCTGGTATTTTATTACAAGGTGCTTCTATTTCAGCATTGCTACCTATACTACCTACATATGCTACAAAGGTAGTAGGCGTAAGTACTATTGAGTACACCATTGCCATCGCCATAGGTGGTGCCGGTTGTGCCTTTTCAATGTTATTCTTATCTAAGATTATTGATAAAAATAGTAAAGGCTTTATGTATGCAGTTATTTTTACAGGTTTTATACTATTCACAGCATTTATCTTCGGTTTATCTTTAGTAACAAATATCCTTATCGTTTGGATTGTAGCGATATTTATAGGTTTAATGTATGGGATATTATTGCCTGCATGGAATACATTTATGGCAGGACAAATTGATCCCGCTGAACAAGAAGAAACTTGGGGCGTATTTAATAGTGTTCAAGGATTTGGTTCTATGATAGGTCCTTTATTTGGAGGCTTAATCGCTCAATTTTCTAATGGTTTAAATAATACATTTTATTTTTCTGCAGCAATCTTTTTAGTATTAGCGATATTCTACGGTGTTTATTTTGTAAAGTATCGAGGCAAAGCAAATCGTTTCTAA
- a CDS encoding YjcG family protein — protein MNIGLALIPSKSFQDEVNGYRKRYDTEYARIMPHITIKSHFEINDDELDSVKEEVKKRLEGFGPVDVHATKASSFKPTNNVIYFKVAKTDELEQLFNLFNTEDFHGEAEHPFVPHFTIAQGLTSQEFEDIFGQVELVGVDLKEKIEELSLLRYDEEEDKWKVIDTFKLA, from the coding sequence ATGAATATAGGATTAGCATTAATTCCGTCAAAATCATTTCAAGATGAAGTGAATGGTTATCGTAAACGTTATGATACTGAGTATGCACGTATCATGCCTCATATTACGATCAAATCACACTTTGAAATCAATGATGATGAATTAGATTCAGTAAAAGAAGAAGTTAAAAAAAGATTAGAAGGTTTCGGACCTGTAGATGTTCATGCTACAAAAGCTTCAAGTTTTAAACCAACTAACAATGTAATTTATTTTAAAGTTGCTAAAACTGATGAATTAGAACAACTTTTCAATTTATTTAATACTGAAGATTTTCATGGTGAAGCTGAGCATCCATTCGTGCCACACTTTACGATTGCTCAAGGTTTAACAAGCCAAGAATTCGAGGATATATTTGGTCAAGTAGAATTAGTAGGGGTAGACCTTAAAGAAAAAATTGAAGAACTTTCATTATTACGCTATGACGAAGAAGAGGATAAATGGAAAGTGATTGATACTTTTAAGTTAGCGTAA
- a CDS encoding esterase family protein, translating into MSNFKPGKINKHILHSNILERDVTLSVYLPEDYSELFKYQVIICFDGLDFLRFGRLQREYERLRREDEIQRAIIIGFHYEDVDKRREEFHPQGTRSHKTVQVVGKELLPFIDKTFPTYKVGNARILMGDSLAGSIALLTALTYPTIFSQVAMLSPHSDETVIDKFNKCIQYSELSIWHAIGLEEEDFALPTTGERANFLTPNRDLATVIKDKGLTYHYLEFEGGHNWKSWKPLLSDILKYYLSDELITQESNEV; encoded by the coding sequence ATGTCGAATTTCAAACCAGGCAAAATTAATAAACATATATTACATAGTAATATCTTAGAAAGAGATGTTACATTATCAGTATATTTGCCTGAAGATTACTCTGAATTATTTAAGTATCAAGTCATTATATGTTTTGACGGGCTAGATTTTTTAAGATTTGGAAGACTTCAACGTGAATATGAACGGTTGAGAAGAGAAGATGAAATTCAACGAGCCATTATAATTGGATTTCATTATGAAGATGTTGATAAACGTAGAGAAGAATTCCATCCGCAGGGTACTAGAAGTCATAAAACAGTACAAGTTGTTGGTAAAGAGTTGCTACCATTTATTGATAAGACGTTTCCAACTTATAAAGTAGGTAATGCCAGAATTTTAATGGGAGATAGTCTTGCTGGTAGTATAGCACTTTTAACCGCCTTGACTTACCCAACTATTTTCAGTCAAGTAGCAATGCTTAGCCCGCATTCAGATGAAACTGTAATAGATAAATTTAATAAGTGTATACAATATAGTGAATTGTCTATTTGGCACGCTATTGGTTTAGAAGAAGAAGATTTTGCTTTGCCAACAACTGGAGAACGTGCAAACTTTTTAACGCCAAATAGAGATTTAGCAACAGTAATTAAAGACAAAGGGCTCACATATCATTATTTAGAATTTGAGGGTGGACATAACTGGAAATCTTGGAAACCTCTATTATCAGACATACTTAAATATTATTTAAGCGATGAGCTAATTACACAAGAGTCAAATGAGGTTTAA
- the cozEa gene encoding lipoteichoic acid biosynthesis protein CozEa, protein MLNKVWFRTGIALVILFVLIKLFMEVQSVFAPIVTIIGSVFLPFMISGFLFYICLPFQSILEKWGFPRWASITTIFIGLIAIIAIVVAFIAPIIISNVNSLIKATPSLQKEAEHIVNFSLTQMDKLPSDVTDRINSAVKSIGDSMTGILANSFTYLTSFISTVFLLIMVPFFLIYMLKDHEKFIPALAKFFKGERKVFVVDLMKDLNFTLKSYIQGQVTVSVILGVILYIGYTIIGLPYTPLLVLFAGVANLIPFLGPWLSFAPAAVLGIIDSPTTFIWVCVVTLIAQQLEGNVITPNVMGKSLSIHPLTIIVVILAAGDLGGFTLILIAVPLYAVLKTIASNVFKYRQRIIDKANSDVKD, encoded by the coding sequence ATGCTTAACAAAGTTTGGTTCCGAACAGGAATTGCCCTAGTTATCTTGTTCGTGCTAATTAAATTGTTTATGGAAGTACAAAGTGTTTTTGCACCTATTGTAACCATTATCGGTTCTGTATTTCTTCCATTTATGATTAGCGGATTTTTATTCTATATCTGCTTACCTTTCCAAAGTATTCTTGAAAAGTGGGGTTTCCCACGTTGGGCAAGTATCACTACAATTTTTATTGGTTTAATTGCTATTATTGCTATCGTAGTCGCATTTATAGCACCAATTATTATCTCTAACGTGAATAGTTTAATCAAAGCAACACCATCACTGCAAAAAGAAGCTGAACATATTGTTAACTTCTCACTTACGCAAATGGATAAACTTCCAAGTGATGTAACAGATAGAATTAATTCTGCTGTAAAATCAATTGGTGATAGTATGACTGGAATTTTGGCTAATTCATTTACATACTTAACGTCATTTATTTCAACTGTCTTCTTACTTATCATGGTACCGTTCTTCTTAATTTACATGTTAAAAGATCATGAAAAATTCATTCCTGCTCTTGCTAAATTTTTCAAGGGAGAACGTAAAGTATTTGTAGTCGACTTAATGAAAGATTTAAACTTCACATTAAAATCATACATTCAAGGACAAGTGACTGTAAGTGTTATTTTAGGGGTCATTTTATATATTGGTTATACCATTATTGGTTTACCATATACACCTTTATTAGTACTATTTGCTGGTGTAGCTAACTTAATACCTTTCTTAGGACCATGGTTATCATTTGCACCTGCAGCTGTGCTCGGTATCATAGATAGTCCTACTACTTTTATTTGGGTTTGTGTTGTTACATTAATCGCTCAACAACTTGAAGGTAATGTGATTACACCAAATGTTATGGGTAAATCTTTAAGTATTCACCCACTTACAATAATTGTTGTTATTTTAGCCGCAGGAGATTTAGGTGGTTTCACACTTATTTTAATTGCCGTACCACTCTATGCAGTACTTAAGACTATTGCGAGCAATGTCTTTAAATATCGTCAACGCATTATTGATAAAGCTAATAGCGACGTTAAAGACTAG
- the fabI gene encoding enoyl-ACP reductase FabI, which produces MINLENKTFVIMGIANKRSIGFGVAKVLDQLGAKLVFTYRKDRSRKELEKLLEQLNQEEPKLYQIDVQKDEDVVNGFAKIGEEVGNIDGVYHSIAFANIEDLRGRFSETSREGFLLAQDISSYSLTIVAHEAKKIMPNGGSIVATTYLGGEFAVQNYNVMGVAKASLEANVKYLAYDLGPDNIRVNAISAGPIRTLSAKGVGGFNTILKEIEERAPLRRNVDQEEVGKTAAYLLSDFSSGVTGENIHVDSGFHAIK; this is translated from the coding sequence ATGATTAATCTTGAAAATAAAACCTTCGTAATTATGGGTATTGCTAATAAACGTAGTATCGGATTTGGCGTTGCAAAGGTATTAGATCAATTAGGGGCTAAACTTGTTTTCACTTATCGTAAAGACCGTAGCCGCAAAGAATTAGAAAAATTATTAGAACAATTAAACCAAGAAGAGCCAAAATTATATCAAATCGATGTTCAAAAAGATGAAGATGTAGTAAATGGTTTCGCTAAAATTGGCGAAGAAGTAGGCAATATTGATGGCGTATATCACTCTATCGCATTTGCAAATATTGAAGACTTACGTGGACGTTTCTCTGAAACATCACGTGAAGGTTTCTTACTTGCGCAAGATATCAGTTCATATTCATTAACAATTGTTGCGCACGAAGCGAAGAAAATAATGCCAAACGGTGGTAGTATTGTTGCAACAACATACCTTGGTGGTGAATTTGCCGTTCAAAACTATAATGTGATGGGTGTAGCTAAAGCAAGTTTAGAAGCTAATGTTAAATATTTAGCTTATGATTTAGGCCCGGACAACATTCGAGTAAATGCTATTTCTGCTGGTCCAATTCGTACGTTAAGTGCTAAAGGTGTTGGTGGTTTCAACACAATCCTTAAAGAAATTGAAGAACGTGCACCATTAAGACGAAATGTGGATCAAGAAGAAGTAGGTAAAACAGCTGCTTACTTATTGAGTGATTTCTCAAGTGGCGTAACTGGTGAGAATATCCATGTAGATAGTGGTTTCCACGCAATAAAATAA
- a CDS encoding monovalent cation:proton antiporter family protein — protein sequence MEFFSLVIVVLAAFFTPIIINRLNINFLPVVVAEIIMGIIIGQSFLNLVHKDSMLNILSTLGFIFLMFLSGLEIDFSTFKKDKRNRQGTNKHEKDVPSHLNLALTVFAFIMIISVILAYAFKWLGLVDDVLLMIIIISTISLGVVVPTLKEMNIMRTTIGQFILLVAVLADLVTMVLLTIYGGINGSGNGSVWLSAILLVFTAIFYILGVVFKRMKFLHRLIGGTTQIGIRAIFALIILLVALAEGVGAEYILGAFLAGVVVSLLKPDEELVHTLDSFGYGFFIPIFFIMVGVDLNIPSLIKEPSLLLIIPVLILAFIISKLIPVFFIRRWFDNKTTIASAFLLTSTLSLVIASAKIAEQLNTISSEMSGILILSAIITCVFVPIIFKKMFPIPDEANRKIDIALIGKNQLTIPIVQNLSPHLYNVTLYYRKDLGDKRNLSDHITVVEIANYEEQLLERLGLFNQDIVVCSANDDSLNRDVAKLAKAHDVKRVICRLENSNEDEEMKGEGIEVFSNFISNKIFLQGLIETPNMLNILSNVETSLYEIEMLNHQYENIQLRNFPFGGDIIFVRIIRNNESIVPHGDTQLRYKDRLIVTGSKEYVDELKSDLEFYY from the coding sequence ATGGAGTTCTTTTCACTAGTCATTGTAGTTCTAGCAGCATTTTTTACACCAATTATTATAAATAGACTGAACATCAATTTTTTACCAGTGGTTGTAGCCGAAATCATCATGGGTATTATTATTGGACAGTCTTTCTTAAATCTAGTACATAAAGATAGTATGCTCAACATATTATCAACGTTGGGTTTTATCTTTTTAATGTTTTTAAGTGGATTAGAGATTGACTTTAGCACTTTTAAAAAAGATAAGAGAAATCGACAAGGTACGAACAAACATGAAAAAGATGTACCAAGCCATCTTAATTTAGCGCTAACCGTATTCGCATTTATTATGATTATATCAGTAATATTAGCTTACGCGTTCAAATGGTTAGGACTCGTAGATGATGTTTTATTAATGATAATTATCATATCAACGATATCACTAGGTGTCGTAGTGCCTACTTTAAAAGAAATGAATATAATGCGTACAACTATCGGTCAATTTATATTATTAGTAGCCGTATTGGCTGACCTAGTAACGATGGTACTGTTAACTATTTACGGTGGTATCAATGGTAGTGGTAATGGTTCAGTTTGGCTTTCAGCAATTTTACTTGTATTTACTGCTATTTTCTATATATTAGGCGTTGTATTTAAGCGTATGAAATTTTTACATCGCTTAATTGGTGGTACTACACAAATAGGTATAAGAGCAATCTTTGCATTAATTATTCTTTTAGTTGCACTTGCAGAGGGTGTAGGCGCTGAATATATACTAGGCGCATTCTTAGCTGGTGTGGTTGTTTCCTTGCTGAAACCAGATGAAGAATTAGTGCATACACTTGATTCATTTGGATACGGGTTCTTTATTCCAATCTTCTTTATCATGGTTGGTGTTGATTTAAATATTCCGTCATTAATTAAAGAACCATCATTATTATTAATTATTCCGGTGCTCATTCTAGCTTTTATTATTTCAAAATTAATTCCAGTTTTCTTTATTAGACGTTGGTTTGATAATAAGACAACGATAGCATCAGCATTTTTACTTACTTCAACATTATCATTGGTTATTGCATCTGCTAAAATTGCAGAGCAATTGAATACAATATCATCTGAAATGTCAGGCATATTGATTTTAAGTGCAATCATCACGTGTGTGTTTGTACCGATTATTTTCAAGAAAATGTTTCCAATTCCAGATGAGGCTAATCGTAAAATTGATATTGCATTAATTGGCAAGAATCAATTGACGATTCCAATTGTACAGAACTTGTCACCACACTTATATAATGTGACATTATATTATCGCAAAGATTTAGGAGATAAGCGTAATTTATCTGACCATATAACTGTTGTAGAAATAGCGAATTATGAAGAACAACTCCTAGAAAGATTAGGGTTATTCAATCAAGACATCGTAGTTTGTTCTGCTAATGATGATAGTCTTAACCGTGATGTGGCAAAATTAGCCAAAGCACATGATGTTAAACGCGTAATTTGTCGACTTGAAAATAGTAACGAAGATGAAGAAATGAAAGGTGAAGGTATTGAAGTATTCAGTAATTTCATTAGTAATAAAATCTTCCTACAAGGCTTAATTGAAACACCAAATATGTTAAACATTTTAAGCAATGTTGAAACATCATTGTATGAAATTGAAATGTTAAATCATCAATATGAAAATATTCAACTACGTAATTTCCCATTTGGCGGAGATATTATCTTCGTTCGAATTATTCGTAATAATGAATCAATCGTGCCTCATGGTGATACACAACTTAGATACAAAGATAGACTTATCGTGACTGGTTCAAAAGAATACGTAGATGAGTTAAAATCAGATCTAGAGTTTTATTATTAA
- the mgtE gene encoding magnesium transporter: MSLEIENNDYNKDEVYNQNLLDDLLKQDDIDRFREEFLAMHEYEQSEYFEDTSNENRQKIFEFLSPQEVGEFFEQLEIDDEAYEDLFDTMNAHYASKVLEEMSSDNAVDILNELSKPKVASLLTLMNREDANEIKHLLHYEEDTAGGIMTTEYISLDVNTPVKEALMLVKEQAPDAETIYVIFAVNTDGQLVGVLSLRDLIVAENDAYIEDIMSERVISVNVADDQEDVAQKMRDYDFIAMPVIDYQQHLLGIITIDDILDVMDEEASEDYSRLAGVSDIDSTNDSVVKTATKRLPWLIILTFLGMITATILGSFEATLSQVALLAAFIPIISGMSGNSGTQSLAVSVRNISTGEIDEQSKFKVALREAGSGLLSGLVCATVLFIIIVVIYRQPFLALIVGGSLTIAMTVGTLVGSMIPLFMNKLNIDPAVASGPFITTINDIVSMLIYFGLATTFMSYLT, translated from the coding sequence TTGTCATTAGAAATAGAAAATAATGACTATAATAAAGATGAAGTATATAACCAAAATTTGTTAGATGATCTTTTAAAACAAGACGACATTGATCGATTTAGAGAAGAATTTCTAGCAATGCACGAATATGAACAAAGTGAATATTTTGAAGATACTTCAAATGAAAATAGACAAAAGATATTTGAATTTTTATCACCTCAAGAGGTAGGGGAATTCTTTGAACAATTAGAAATTGATGATGAAGCATATGAAGACCTTTTTGATACGATGAATGCACATTATGCTAGTAAAGTTTTAGAAGAGATGTCTTCAGATAATGCTGTAGATATATTAAATGAACTTTCGAAACCCAAAGTAGCTAGTTTACTGACATTAATGAACCGTGAAGATGCTAATGAAATTAAGCATCTATTACATTATGAAGAAGATACAGCCGGCGGTATCATGACGACGGAATATATCTCTTTAGATGTCAATACTCCGGTTAAAGAAGCATTAATGTTAGTAAAAGAACAAGCACCAGATGCCGAAACGATTTATGTTATTTTTGCCGTAAACACGGACGGACAATTAGTTGGTGTATTATCTTTAAGAGATTTAATCGTGGCAGAAAATGATGCTTACATCGAAGATATCATGAGTGAACGTGTCATTAGTGTTAATGTCGCAGATGACCAAGAAGATGTAGCTCAAAAAATGAGAGATTATGACTTTATTGCAATGCCAGTAATAGATTATCAACAACATTTACTTGGTATTATTACAATTGATGATATTCTAGATGTTATGGATGAAGAGGCCAGTGAAGACTACTCTCGTTTAGCTGGGGTATCTGATATTGACTCAACAAATGATTCTGTTGTGAAAACTGCTACTAAACGATTACCTTGGCTTATCATTCTTACATTTTTAGGAATGATTACCGCTACTATATTAGGTAGTTTTGAGGCAACATTATCACAAGTTGCATTATTAGCTGCATTTATACCTATTATTAGTGGTATGTCCGGAAATTCTGGTACACAATCACTTGCGGTGTCTGTACGTAATATCTCTACTGGGGAAATTGATGAACAAAGTAAATTTAAGGTTGCATTAAGAGAAGCGGGAAGTGGCTTGCTTTCAGGATTAGTTTGTGCCACTGTTTTATTTATTATCATCGTTGTTATATATAGACAACCATTTTTAGCACTAATAGTTGGAGGCAGTCTTACTATTGCAATGACGGTTGGTACGTTAGTTGGTTCTATGATTCCATTATTTATGAATAAACTGAATATTGATCCAGCCGTAGCCAGCGGACCATTTATTACAACAATTAATGATATTGTAAGTATGTTAATTTACTTTGGTTTAGCAACAACATTCATGTCATATTTAACATAG